A stretch of Malus sylvestris chromosome 11, drMalSylv7.2, whole genome shotgun sequence DNA encodes these proteins:
- the LOC126591197 gene encoding uncharacterized protein LOC126591197: protein MKDKEQNPAGLAQLIIVGQQDDRVEPAQESSTLLVFVNSEPMREEQVQNVVKFLSHPKVRGSLLLFTDGIFSRRRVSQKKRLTKRFGVCLTQLVFEI, encoded by the exons ATGAAGGACAAAGAGCAGAACCCAG CAGGGCTTGCTCAACTCATAATTGTGGGTCAGCAAGATGATCGGGTAGAGCCCGCTCAGGAAAGTTCTACACTGTTAGTGTTTGTGAATTCCGAACCAATGAGGGAGGAACAAGTGCAAAATGTTGTGAAATTCCTTTCACACCCGAAAGTTAGGGGCTCTCTCTTGTTGTTTACAGACGGTATTTTTTCGAGAAGAAGGGTCTCACAAAAGAAGAGATTGACGAAGCGTTTCGGCGTGTGCCT GACCCAACTGGTATTCGAGATTTGA